The Tigriopus californicus strain San Diego chromosome 5, Tcal_SD_v2.1, whole genome shotgun sequence genome includes a region encoding these proteins:
- the LOC131881013 gene encoding uncharacterized protein LOC131881013 isoform X1, which translates to MSTIASTSAEGKTSSLPEGESTLDFIRLCLNRLGQPEADLAMFVSEECPGELSDASGTEPTEWLALLLVRSYPICNTTPELTRQYNALCEWFIRDCEDLKFLVIIVLSWDYEINEKLHAPAILILLKHAFLKAQNSKLWEFIVDSLLDILESKSVKFSLAEMLDRFFYPLSKSHEVSDRVQKIVLSRGVYFCAKMLLRNPDSVKDQGILVETLVCLNPNGVNILDWTEETDEDPRNYQYLGRLLSFHEICNKVGSFPQVYSPLFMLKVHLTAFRPFNTSTTEMNSMEIVSVLISLLDCCCSRIQRESLETDWATFSDMDSLFKWLTNKMNSDQGIPELQARTLFSLQAKLYSKFKPSAKVFLLMRIHRSAGPNGASVRSWVVSNLKDLFIRDFEILDKHQITGFLSDILDIRDTLENLDCAPEWVAILNCSYCLKAWDSDGSHGVKSIIEDKMPNVVKRAQTMINETRELLRNQSGDQLADPSMIARFEFSLQVIEIALSRW; encoded by the coding sequence ATGTCCACCATAGCCTCGACGTCCGCTGAGGGCAAAACTTCCTCCTTACCCGAAGGTGAATCAACTTTGGATTTCATTAGATTGTGCTTGAATCGTTTGGGCCAGCCTGAAGCTGATCTAGCTATGTTCGTGTCAGAGGAGTGTCCTGGAGAACTGTCCGATGCCTCCGGAACTGAACCCACGGAGTGGTTAGCTCTGCTTTTAGTGCGCAGCTATCCCATTTGCAACACCACACCCGAGCTGACCCGTCAGTATAATGCACTATGCGAATGGTTTATCAGGGATTGCGAAGATCTTAAGTTCCTTGTGATTATCGTCTTGTCGTGGGATTACGAAATCAACGAGAAATTGCATGCCCCTGCTATTCTTATTTTGCTCAAACATGCATTTCTCAAGGCTCAGAATTCTAAGTTGTGGGAATTCATCGTAGACTCGTTGCTGGACATCCTAGAATCCAAAAGCGTGAAATTCTCGCTGGCGGAAATGCTGGATCGCTTTTTTTACCCGTTGTCAAAAAGCCATGAGGTTTCTGATCGAGTTCAAAAGATTGTGTTATCCCGAGGTGTTTATTTTTGCGCCAAAATGTTGCTGAGAAACCCTGACTCTGTTAAAGATCAAGGCATTCTGGTAGAGACGTTGGTCTGTCTCAATCCTAATGGCGTAAATATATTGGATTGGACCGAAGAAACGGACGAAGACCCAAGAAATTATCAGTACTTGGGTCGACTTCTCTCTTTCCACGAGATTTGCAAtaaagttggatcttttcctCAAGTTTATAGTCCGCTTTTTATGCTGAAAGTTCACCTTACAGCCTTCCGTCCTTTTAACACTAGTACGACTGAAATGAATTCAATGGAGATTGTATCTGTGCTGATTAGCCTCCTGGATTGTTGTTGCTCAAGAATTCAACGCGAGAGCTTGGAAACAGATTGGGCCACTTTTTCGGACATGGACTCGCTATTCAAATGGCTGACCAATAAGATGAACAGCGACCAAGGAATACCCGAATTACAAGCACGAACTCTATTTAGCCTCCAAGCCAAATTGTACTCCAAGTTCAAGCCTTCAGCCAAAGTGTTTCTCCTTATGCGAATACACCGAAGTGCCGGACCTAATGGCGCTAGTGTTAGAAGTTGGgtggtttcaaatctgaaGGACTTGTTCATCAGGGATTTTGAGATACTTGATAAACATCAGATAACAGGTTTTCTCAGTGATATCCTCGACATCCGAGACACCCTTGAAAACCTGGATTGTGCCCCTGAGTGGGTGGCTATCCTCAACTGTTCCTACTGTTTAAAGGCCTGGGACTCAGACGGATCGCATGGCGTGAAATCCATAATCGAGGACAAAATGCCAAACGTGGTGAAGCGAGCTCAAACCATGATAAATGAAACGCGAGAGCTACTTCGAAATCAATCAGGAGATCAGCTCGCAGATCCAAGCATGATTGCTCGTTTTGAGTTTAGTCTTCAGGTCATTGAAATTGCTCTTTCTAGATGGTAA